In Fibrobacter sp. UWR3, one DNA window encodes the following:
- a CDS encoding fibrobacter succinogenes major paralogous domain-containing protein — MRHLWFGILACAAMLVACGDDDSDFATRPDGKELTEGMLTDSRNGQTYKTVTIGTQTWMAENLNYETANSYCYKDSVSNCTKYGRLYTWAAAKTACPSGWHLPTEVEFKELVATVGGSSTAGKMLKSTSGWDDDEGESGNGTDAYLFTALPAGEWSDNGGIYRDEGLYAFFWGSTDDGIAYSMNLHYHDDIAGLGYGHKDTGHSVRCIKGLEVKKRTTLVGIYISFWQCILWCLKYLFWVYMTKRYLKNRYFLII, encoded by the coding sequence ATGCGACACCTTTGGTTTGGAATTCTTGCTTGTGCGGCGATGCTTGTCGCCTGCGGTGACGATGACAGCGATTTTGCGACACGCCCGGATGGGAAGGAATTGACGGAAGGGATGCTGACGGACTCGCGCAACGGTCAGACTTACAAGACGGTCACCATCGGCACGCAGACCTGGATGGCGGAAAATCTCAACTACGAGACTGCAAACTCCTACTGCTACAAGGATAGCGTTTCTAACTGCACCAAGTACGGTCGCCTTTACACTTGGGCTGCTGCGAAAACCGCTTGTCCGAGCGGCTGGCATTTGCCGACAGAGGTCGAATTTAAAGAGCTAGTTGCTACTGTTGGCGGTTCTAGTACAGCAGGCAAGATGCTCAAGTCTACTAGCGGCTGGGATGACGATGAAGGGGAAAGCGGCAATGGTACGGATGCCTACTTGTTCACGGCGTTGCCTGCTGGCGAATGGTCCGACAACGGTGGGATTTACCGTGATGAGGGCCTTTATGCGTTCTTCTGGGGTTCTACTGATGATGGTATCGCGTACAGTATGAACTTGCACTACCACGACGACATTGCAGGCCTGGGTTACGGCCACAAGGACACCGGACACTCTGTCCGTTGTATCAAAGGTTTAGAGGTGAAAAAGAGAACGACGCTCGTAGGGATTTATATATCATTCTGGCAATGTATATTGTGGTGTCTAAAATACCTTTTTTGGGTCTATATGACAAAAAGGTACCTGAAAAACAGGTACTTTTTGATTATATGA
- the glyA gene encoding serine hydroxymethyltransferase: MLKSTLQQTDPEIYNIIQEEAERQEYGIELIASENYTSKAVMEAMGSVLTNKYSEGYVGKRYYGGNEVIDKMEALAIERCKKLFGCDHVNIQPLSGSPANAAVYFAVLKPGDKVLGLKLDHGGHLSHGHPVNFSGMLYNFVQYEVDKETGRIDMDKVREIALREKPKMILAGFSAYSRNLDWKRFKEIADEVGALTMADISHIAGLIAGKAIESPVPYFDIVTTTTHKTLRGPRSAIIMCKDRTIQKMVKGELKEVSLAKEIDKGVFPGMQGGPHDHINAGKAVAFLEALQPEFQTYAKNVIKNAQAMADEMMKLGYKVISDGTDNHLIVVDMTSKGVSGKEAEVAMEKVGISCSRSTIPFDPRKPMDPSGVRLGTPAITTRGFDEEDTREVARIIDRAIKAKDDDAALKKIREEIVALCKKHPLYK, encoded by the coding sequence ATGCTCAAATCTACACTGCAACAGACCGATCCGGAAATCTACAACATCATTCAGGAAGAAGCCGAACGCCAGGAATATGGCATCGAGCTCATCGCTTCCGAAAACTATACCTCCAAGGCCGTCATGGAAGCCATGGGTTCCGTGCTGACCAACAAGTACAGCGAAGGCTACGTCGGCAAGCGCTACTACGGTGGTAACGAAGTGATCGACAAGATGGAAGCTTTGGCCATCGAACGTTGCAAGAAGCTCTTTGGTTGCGACCACGTGAACATCCAGCCGCTGTCCGGTTCTCCGGCCAACGCCGCCGTGTACTTCGCCGTCCTCAAACCGGGCGACAAGGTCCTCGGCCTCAAGCTCGACCACGGTGGACACCTTTCTCACGGCCATCCGGTGAACTTCTCCGGTATGCTCTACAACTTCGTGCAGTACGAAGTCGATAAGGAAACAGGCCGCATCGACATGGACAAGGTCCGCGAAATCGCTCTCCGCGAAAAGCCGAAGATGATCCTCGCCGGTTTCTCTGCCTACAGCCGTAACCTCGACTGGAAGCGCTTCAAGGAAATCGCCGACGAAGTGGGCGCCCTTACGATGGCTGACATTTCTCACATTGCCGGTCTCATTGCCGGTAAGGCTATCGAATCTCCGGTGCCGTATTTCGACATCGTGACGACCACCACCCACAAGACTCTCCGTGGCCCGCGTTCCGCTATCATCATGTGCAAGGACCGCACCATCCAGAAGATGGTGAAGGGCGAACTCAAGGAAGTCTCCCTCGCCAAGGAAATCGACAAGGGCGTGTTCCCGGGCATGCAGGGTGGTCCGCACGACCACATCAACGCCGGTAAGGCCGTTGCATTCCTCGAAGCTCTGCAGCCGGAATTCCAGACCTACGCGAAGAACGTTATCAAGAACGCTCAGGCCATGGCCGACGAAATGATGAAGCTGGGCTACAAGGTCATTAGCGACGGTACCGACAACCACCTCATCGTGGTGGACATGACCTCCAAGGGCGTTTCCGGTAAGGAAGCCGAAGTGGCCATGGAAAAGGTCGGCATCTCCTGCAGCCGTTCTACCATCCCGTTCGATCCGCGCAAGCCGATGGACCCGTCCGGTGTCCGTCTCGGTACGCCTGCTATCACGACTCGTGGCTTCGACGAAGAAGACACTCGCGAAGTGGCCCGCATCATCGACCGCGCTATCAAGGCTAAGGACGACGATGCTGCTCTCAAGAAGATCCGCGAAGAAATCGTGGCTCTCTGCAAGAAGCATCCGCTTTATAAATAA